The Streptomyces sp. NBC_01142 genome has a window encoding:
- a CDS encoding VOC family protein, whose translation MPQPEGAALDAVLARREELRRRYLRPRADRPPTTADGIHHVAFICRDVEETIRFYQELLGFPLVELVENRDYRGSTHFFFDIGHGNLLGFFDFPGHDHPPIEETIGGVQHLALSVRAAEYDAARKALDEAGMEYLGPDRGIEDSLYIRDPNGVPLELYRERLGIFNGERLLGPVDGEA comes from the coding sequence ATGCCCCAGCCCGAGGGCGCCGCGCTCGACGCCGTACTCGCCCGCAGGGAGGAGCTGCGGCGACGCTATCTCCGCCCGCGGGCGGACCGGCCCCCGACCACGGCCGACGGCATCCACCATGTGGCCTTCATCTGCCGCGACGTGGAAGAGACGATCCGCTTCTACCAGGAGTTGCTGGGCTTCCCACTGGTCGAGCTCGTGGAGAACCGCGACTATCGCGGCTCCACCCACTTCTTCTTCGACATCGGTCACGGAAATCTGCTGGGTTTCTTCGACTTCCCCGGCCACGACCACCCACCCATCGAGGAGACGATCGGCGGGGTGCAGCATCTCGCGCTGTCGGTGCGCGCGGCGGAGTACGACGCGGCGCGCAAGGCGCTGGACGAGGCAGGCATGGAATACCTGGGCCCGGACCGGGGGATCGAGGACAGCCTCTACATCCGGGATCCCAACGGCGTTCCGCTGGAGCTCTACCGCGAGCGGCTCGGGATTTTCAACGGCGAGCGGCTCCTTGGTCCGGTCGACGGTGAGGCCTGA
- a CDS encoding hydrophobic protein, whose product MVPLLVVLLLALILFGAGFALKALWWIAIIVLVVWALGFVVRPAATGGRRGRWYRW is encoded by the coding sequence ATGGTTCCCCTGCTGGTAGTTCTACTGCTTGCCCTGATCCTTTTCGGTGCGGGATTCGCACTCAAGGCGCTGTGGTGGATCGCGATCATTGTCCTCGTCGTTTGGGCGCTCGGGTTTGTCGTGCGTCCGGCTGCCACCGGCGGCCGACGCGGACGCTGGTACCGCTGGTAA
- a CDS encoding RNA polymerase sigma factor SigF — protein sequence MGPSAQADAYSGDLPWIEDAAKVAPKDARALSKVFFDQLQVLEEGTHEYQYARNTLIEMNISLVHFAAGRFRNRGSGEMEDIVQVGTIGLIKAIDRFDLTREVEFTSFAIPYIVGEIKRFFRDTSWAVHVPRRLQELRIELTKAREQLASGLDRDPTTAELAEHLQLSEEEVNDGLVAANGYTAGSLDLSHDGGDEGAMNSSGRSFADTLGTCDPAMELVEDFHSLAPLLGRLDDRERRIVEMRFGQEMTQSQIGEELGVSQMHVSRLLSRTLNTLRAGLLAEE from the coding sequence GTGGGGCCGTCAGCGCAAGCCGACGCGTACAGCGGTGACCTGCCCTGGATCGAGGACGCGGCGAAGGTTGCACCGAAAGACGCACGTGCCCTGTCGAAAGTGTTCTTCGATCAGCTCCAGGTACTGGAAGAGGGCACGCACGAATACCAGTACGCGCGCAACACCCTCATCGAAATGAATATTTCCCTGGTCCATTTCGCCGCCGGCCGCTTCCGCAACAGGGGCAGCGGCGAGATGGAGGACATTGTTCAGGTCGGCACTATCGGGCTGATCAAAGCGATCGACAGGTTCGATCTGACACGCGAGGTCGAGTTCACCTCGTTCGCCATCCCGTACATCGTCGGGGAGATCAAGCGCTTCTTCCGTGACACCAGTTGGGCCGTACACGTACCGCGCCGTCTCCAGGAACTCCGGATCGAACTCACCAAGGCCAGGGAGCAGCTGGCCTCCGGCCTCGACCGTGACCCGACCACCGCCGAGCTGGCCGAACATCTGCAGCTGAGCGAGGAAGAGGTCAACGACGGTCTGGTCGCCGCCAACGGCTATACCGCCGGCTCCCTCGACCTGTCCCACGACGGCGGGGACGAGGGTGCGATGAACAGCAGCGGGCGCAGCTTCGCCGACACCCTCGGCACATGCGACCCGGCCATGGAACTCGTCGAAGACTTCCATTCTCTTGCCCCGCTCCTCGGTCGGCTCGACGACCGCGAACGCCGCATCGTCGAAATGCGGTTCGGTCAGGAAATGACCCAGTCCCAGATCGGCGAGGAGCTCGGTGTCTCCCAGATGCACGTCTCACGCCTGCTCTCCCGCACCCTGAACACCCTCCGCGCCGGCCTGCTGGCCGAGGAGTAG
- a CDS encoding ATP-binding protein — MRDLNATRNHARRQVRFTSRPQCAAEARDAAAAFLAGLHPTPSPHTRQDLILVVSELVTNAMRHAGAVSGMSLVAERRVLQVRVEDPGPARPQGRSPDLTGRRGGFGWPMIQRLARAVAVRPKPDGGKTVLVTLAR, encoded by the coding sequence ATGCGCGACCTGAACGCGACCCGCAACCATGCGCGCCGACAGGTGCGGTTCACCTCTCGGCCACAGTGTGCCGCAGAGGCGCGCGACGCGGCCGCCGCCTTCCTCGCCGGGCTCCACCCCACGCCGTCCCCGCACACCAGGCAGGACCTGATCCTCGTCGTGTCCGAACTTGTCACCAACGCCATGAGGCACGCAGGCGCCGTGAGTGGCATGAGTCTCGTGGCGGAGCGTCGGGTGCTTCAGGTCCGGGTGGAAGACCCCGGCCCCGCCCGCCCCCAGGGCCGCAGTCCCGATCTGACCGGCCGCAGGGGCGGGTTCGGCTGGCCCATGATCCAGCGCCTGGCCCGGGCCGTGGCCGTACGCCCCAAGCCCGACGGCGGGAAGACCGTCCTCGTCACTCTGGCGCGCTGA
- a CDS encoding MarR family winged helix-turn-helix transcriptional regulator, which translates to MSRFTGRPRPHQQLSEAACAASELLEVLWGRGQEAAPSGPVSPSQLRALLVIEKREGTNLRALGEALGSRPPSVSRLCDRMEAMGLVERCPSPTSRREVELRLSQQGQTLLDECRAIRAREVTAVLEMMEPSAVEALAEGLTAFHAAAATQLGAGGTPSTDHGSGPVAESVA; encoded by the coding sequence GTGTCCCGCTTCACCGGTCGACCCCGCCCCCATCAGCAGTTGTCCGAGGCCGCCTGCGCCGCCTCGGAGCTGCTCGAGGTGTTGTGGGGACGCGGCCAGGAAGCGGCGCCGTCGGGCCCGGTCTCGCCGTCCCAGCTGCGTGCCCTTCTCGTCATCGAGAAGCGTGAGGGGACGAACCTGCGCGCGTTGGGTGAAGCGCTCGGCTCGCGTCCGCCCTCGGTGAGCAGGCTCTGCGACCGGATGGAAGCCATGGGTCTCGTGGAGCGCTGCCCCAGCCCGACGAGCCGCCGCGAGGTCGAGCTGCGGCTGAGCCAGCAGGGGCAGACGCTGCTCGATGAGTGCCGCGCCATCCGGGCCCGTGAGGTCACCGCCGTACTGGAAATGATGGAGCCTTCGGCGGTCGAGGCGCTCGCGGAGGGTCTCACCGCGTTTCACGCGGCGGCCGCCACCCAGCTCGGAGCGGGCGGAACTCCCTCCACAGACCACGGCAGCGGCCCTGTCGCGGAGAGCGTCGCATAG
- a CDS encoding PP2C family protein-serine/threonine phosphatase, giving the protein MTQRVNVERAVRAAAPYALVDAIRSLLTESHGATYVQLFLADYGLSVLNPLSSLDPLADAAQPRSIHNSPEGRAFGSQEPREQQVRLDDAVDHHLPVTVRGERLGILTVRLPGERSTPEAVDDLTHVADLLGHEILVAERDTDVYRRARRVSRLTLAAEMQWQLLPARACTAAEYALGAQLESAYAIHGDNFDWAADSEQLTLAVTNGMDEGIQASLLTSLAVNALRNARRAGIGIADQAALADQALYGQYRGASYVSTLLLRFELATGRVEVVDAGSPQLWLQRGRTVERIGLTAQFPLGMFEESHYTAQEFQVLPGDRLLFVSDGVYDAASPLGEAYGERALARAIHSTSLLPAATVPRAVLRELADYREAETTDDALVLCLDWFGRQDPPGRQDPPGRRDPSVRQHPSGRPESSADLDG; this is encoded by the coding sequence GTGACCCAACGCGTGAATGTGGAACGAGCGGTGCGCGCAGCGGCGCCGTATGCCCTGGTGGACGCGATTCGCAGTCTGCTCACCGAATCACACGGGGCGACATACGTACAGCTCTTCCTCGCGGACTACGGGCTCTCGGTGCTCAACCCCCTTAGCTCCCTCGACCCGCTCGCCGATGCAGCGCAGCCGCGCTCGATCCACAACAGCCCGGAAGGGCGGGCCTTCGGCAGCCAGGAGCCGCGTGAGCAGCAGGTCCGCCTCGACGACGCCGTCGACCACCACCTCCCGGTGACCGTGCGCGGGGAGCGGCTCGGCATCCTGACGGTCCGGCTGCCCGGCGAAAGGTCCACTCCGGAGGCCGTCGACGATCTGACCCATGTGGCGGATCTGCTCGGTCACGAGATCCTCGTGGCCGAGCGGGACACCGATGTCTACCGGCGGGCCCGCCGGGTCAGCCGGCTCACCCTGGCAGCCGAAATGCAGTGGCAGCTGCTCCCGGCGCGGGCATGCACCGCCGCCGAGTACGCCCTCGGGGCCCAGCTCGAGTCGGCCTATGCCATCCACGGCGACAATTTCGACTGGGCGGCGGACTCCGAGCAGCTGACGCTCGCCGTCACCAACGGCATGGACGAGGGCATCCAGGCGTCCCTGCTCACCAGCCTCGCGGTCAACGCCCTGCGCAATGCCAGACGGGCCGGCATCGGCATCGCCGATCAGGCGGCCCTGGCCGACCAGGCCTTGTACGGGCAGTACCGGGGCGCGTCCTATGTATCCACTCTGCTGCTGCGCTTCGAACTCGCCACCGGCCGTGTCGAGGTGGTGGACGCGGGCTCTCCGCAGCTGTGGCTGCAACGAGGAAGAACAGTGGAGCGCATCGGCCTCACGGCCCAGTTCCCGCTGGGCATGTTCGAGGAGTCGCACTACACGGCACAGGAGTTCCAGGTTCTGCCCGGCGACCGGCTGCTCTTTGTGAGCGACGGTGTCTACGATGCTGCCTCCCCGCTCGGTGAGGCGTACGGCGAGCGTGCCCTGGCCCGGGCAATCCATTCCACCAGTCTGCTTCCGGCGGCCACCGTGCCGCGCGCCGTACTGCGTGAACTCGCCGACTACCGGGAAGCGGAGACCACCGACGACGCACTGGTTCTGTGTCTCGACTGGTTCGGCCGACAGGACCCTCCCGGCCGACAGGACCCTCCCGGCCGGCGCGATCCTTCCGTCCGGCAGCACCCTTCCGGCAGGCCGGAGTCGAGCGCTGACCTGGACGGGTAG
- a CDS encoding PP2C family protein-serine/threonine phosphatase, with amino-acid sequence MGTGPDSPRELSASRPVFTALPQPRICDAPAPLPAAASGEDPSGALWSVHQPSVLLIEDDPGDALLVEELMADSGVPLRLRWARSLADAVKQLGEGVPQCILLDLHLPDAQGLEALERVLGHAADSAVVVLTGLAEEQAGLAAVAAGAQDYLIKGRLEADFFVRAIRYAIQRKQTELAASALQTGRLRAQENARLERGLLPTPLLLDATVAVCARYQPGRSQALLGGDFYDVVQTPDGTTHAVVGDVSGHGPDEAALGVCLRVAWRSFVLAGSRGRRLLSLLEQILVAERSGPEIFATLTCLTRVRGDKHMDVLRAGHPGLLLRSPGECVHLEEVPGGPALGLLPGLVATWPVTSVPVPELGSVVMFTDGLIEGRIGAGTERLGEDGLLEIAQRHAHQPADAFVDTLIHSAQTLAASSGGLADDVAVLHLEWNGTT; translated from the coding sequence ATGGGGACCGGCCCCGATTCGCCACGTGAACTGAGCGCCAGCAGACCCGTGTTCACCGCACTGCCCCAGCCGCGTATATGCGATGCGCCGGCTCCGCTCCCGGCGGCGGCAAGCGGTGAGGACCCTTCCGGCGCCCTCTGGAGCGTCCATCAGCCCAGTGTGCTGCTGATCGAGGACGATCCCGGAGACGCACTCCTGGTCGAGGAGTTGATGGCCGACAGCGGTGTCCCTCTCCGGCTGCGCTGGGCCAGATCCCTGGCGGACGCGGTGAAACAACTCGGAGAGGGCGTTCCGCAGTGCATCCTGCTCGATCTGCATCTGCCGGACGCACAGGGCCTGGAGGCCCTGGAGAGGGTTCTCGGTCACGCTGCCGACTCCGCGGTGGTGGTCCTGACCGGACTCGCCGAGGAGCAGGCGGGCCTTGCCGCCGTCGCCGCCGGAGCCCAGGACTACCTGATCAAAGGCCGCCTCGAGGCGGACTTCTTCGTCCGGGCCATCAGATACGCGATCCAGCGCAAGCAGACCGAACTGGCCGCGTCCGCCTTGCAGACAGGCCGCCTCCGGGCCCAGGAGAACGCCCGGCTGGAGCGTGGACTGCTGCCCACCCCGCTACTGCTCGACGCCACCGTCGCCGTCTGTGCCAGATACCAGCCCGGCCGCTCCCAGGCCCTGTTGGGCGGAGACTTCTACGACGTCGTCCAGACTCCTGACGGCACCACGCACGCGGTGGTGGGGGATGTCTCCGGCCACGGTCCCGACGAAGCCGCCCTGGGCGTGTGCCTGCGGGTGGCCTGGCGTTCCTTCGTACTGGCCGGCTCCCGTGGCCGGCGACTGCTGAGCCTGCTCGAACAGATCCTTGTCGCGGAACGGTCCGGACCGGAGATATTCGCCACCCTCACCTGCCTGACCCGTGTGAGGGGCGACAAGCACATGGATGTCCTACGGGCAGGCCACCCGGGCCTGTTGCTGCGTTCGCCGGGCGAATGCGTGCACCTGGAGGAGGTGCCCGGAGGCCCCGCGCTCGGTCTGCTGCCCGGCCTCGTGGCCACCTGGCCCGTCACCAGTGTGCCGGTGCCCGAACTCGGGTCCGTGGTGATGTTCACGGACGGTCTGATCGAAGGGCGGATCGGCGCGGGCACCGAACGCCTCGGTGAGGACGGGCTCCTCGAGATCGCTCAGCGGCATGCCCATCAGCCCGCGGACGCCTTCGTGGACACTCTGATCCACTCCGCCCAGACGCTTGCGGCGAGCAGCGGTGGACTGGCCGACGACGTCGCCGTCCTTCACCTGGAATGGAACGGCACCACGTGA
- a CDS encoding ATP-binding protein, producing MNSGHAGTARPSAAPRGLTVQAWFMLALTVLGVMTLGAAAVGAALIARSTEAGDHLIDDIGPARAEALKLQAAMLEQETGVRGYLLTGDRALLEPYHRGRVAESSARTRLRDLLGGEPAPAADLTAVDLAVRTWREDFAIPAIAAGKADRAGFVEKGKAAFDGVRERLTSQQRQLDREQAEARTAFLGARTERDRVLLVVLAAFLLTGVALAVLLHFAVVRPLARVRSAARRVAGGSFGHSIPRHGPADVQSLAQAVEAMRLRVVSELAVSRRNEAALSEQTAELDAQAQELQRSNAELEQFAYVASHDLQEPLRKVSSFCQLLEKRYGDQLDERGTQYIAFAVDGAKRMQVLINDLLTFSRVGRLQETEEAVALDGAVERALRNLAAAVEESDAVVDRPEQLPEVMGDPTLLTMLWQNLIGNAIKFRHPDRAPRIRITVDRESSEEGDRWMFGITDNGIGIPAEFAEKVFVIFQRLHGRDSYSGTGIGLSLCKKIVEHGGGRIWIDTAHSGGTRLAFTIPVIASTDTEQPSATIEGSTT from the coding sequence GTGAACTCCGGACACGCAGGGACCGCTCGCCCGTCGGCCGCCCCCCGGGGGCTGACCGTCCAGGCCTGGTTCATGCTGGCCCTCACGGTCCTGGGCGTCATGACGCTCGGCGCCGCAGCGGTCGGGGCAGCCTTGATCGCCCGGTCCACGGAGGCCGGGGACCACCTGATCGACGACATAGGCCCGGCCCGTGCCGAAGCCCTGAAGCTGCAAGCGGCGATGCTGGAACAGGAAACGGGTGTACGTGGCTACCTCCTGACCGGCGACAGAGCCTTGCTGGAGCCCTACCACCGCGGCCGTGTCGCCGAGAGCAGCGCGCGGACACGGCTGCGGGACCTGCTGGGTGGCGAGCCCGCCCCGGCGGCCGATCTCACGGCCGTCGACCTGGCGGTGCGTACCTGGCGGGAGGACTTCGCGATCCCGGCCATCGCCGCCGGAAAGGCGGATCGCGCCGGCTTCGTGGAGAAGGGGAAGGCGGCATTCGACGGGGTGCGGGAACGGCTCACCTCCCAGCAGCGGCAACTGGACCGGGAGCAAGCCGAGGCGAGGACCGCCTTCCTCGGGGCGCGCACCGAGCGCGACCGCGTGCTCCTCGTCGTCCTGGCGGCCTTTCTGCTGACGGGTGTGGCCCTCGCGGTCCTGCTGCACTTCGCCGTGGTCCGCCCGCTCGCCAGGGTCCGCTCCGCCGCCCGCCGCGTCGCCGGCGGTTCCTTCGGCCACTCCATCCCGCGGCACGGACCGGCCGATGTGCAGTCACTCGCGCAGGCGGTCGAGGCGATGCGTCTGCGGGTGGTCAGCGAACTCGCCGTATCCCGGCGCAACGAGGCCGCGCTGTCCGAGCAGACCGCGGAACTCGATGCGCAGGCCCAGGAACTGCAGCGGTCCAACGCGGAACTGGAGCAGTTCGCGTACGTCGCCTCACACGATCTGCAGGAGCCGCTGCGCAAGGTCTCCTCCTTCTGCCAGCTGCTGGAGAAGCGCTACGGCGACCAGCTCGACGAGCGGGGAACCCAGTACATCGCGTTCGCCGTCGACGGCGCCAAGCGCATGCAGGTGCTGATCAACGACTTGCTCACCTTCTCCCGTGTCGGCCGTCTCCAGGAAACCGAGGAAGCAGTCGCCCTGGACGGCGCCGTCGAGCGCGCTCTGCGCAACCTGGCTGCCGCCGTCGAGGAGAGCGACGCGGTGGTCGACCGGCCGGAACAGCTGCCCGAGGTGATGGGAGATCCCACGCTGCTCACCATGCTCTGGCAGAACCTCATCGGAAACGCGATCAAGTTCAGGCACCCGGACCGGGCCCCACGCATCCGCATCACGGTCGACCGGGAGAGCTCCGAAGAGGGCGACCGGTGGATGTTCGGCATCACGGACAACGGCATCGGCATCCCCGCCGAGTTCGCCGAGAAAGTGTTCGTCATCTTCCAGCGCCTGCACGGTCGCGACAGCTACTCGGGGACCGGAATCGGTCTGTCCCTGTGCAAGAAGATCGTCGAGCACGGCGGTGGCCGCATCTGGATCGACACCGCGCACAGCGGTGGCACCCGCCTCGCGTTCACCATCCCCGTCATCGCATCGACGGACACCGAACAGCCGTCGGCCACCATCGAAGGAAGCACCACATGA
- a CDS encoding response regulator, with protein MTTSPQPEPVEVLLVEDDAGDELMTREAFEDNRIGNTLHVVRDGLEALDFLYRREQHKDAVRPDLILLDLNLPKYDGRQVLEKIKSDPDLKHIPVVVLTTSAAEEDILRSYKLHANAYVTKPVDLEQFIKAVQQIDDFFVTVVKLPRTC; from the coding sequence ATGACCACCTCCCCGCAACCTGAGCCCGTGGAAGTCCTCCTCGTCGAGGACGACGCCGGCGACGAGCTGATGACCCGGGAGGCCTTCGAGGACAACAGGATAGGCAACACTCTGCACGTCGTACGGGACGGGCTGGAGGCTCTCGACTTCCTCTACCGCCGTGAACAGCACAAGGACGCGGTGCGCCCGGATCTCATCCTGCTCGATCTGAACCTGCCGAAGTACGACGGCCGCCAGGTCCTGGAAAAGATCAAGTCCGACCCGGATCTGAAGCACATCCCCGTGGTCGTGCTCACCACGTCCGCGGCCGAAGAGGACATTCTTCGCAGCTACAAACTCCATGCCAACGCCTATGTGACGAAGCCGGTCGACCTCGAGCAGTTCATCAAGGCGGTTCAGCAGATCGACGACTTCTTCGTCACGGTCGTCAAACTGCCCCGCACGTGCTGA
- a CDS encoding acyl-CoA synthetase, translating into MEYNLADLFESVVDVVPDREALVYIDHPGTGAERRLTYAELDAAANRVAHHLIDAGIRTGEHLGLHLYNGIEYLQTLLGCLKARIVPVNVNYRYVEEELVYLYRDADLAALVFDAEFTERVAAALPKTDKLRHLVRVGIPPDGAPGLSAVPFTDAEAAASPERGFGPRSADDQFIIYTGGTTGMPKGVMWRQEDLFFSGLGGGAPTGEPVSSPGELAERVAAGGDGITFFPTPPLMHGTSTLTAFIGLNFGQRIVIHRKYVPEEVLRTIEKERVTSVSLVGDAMLRPLIDALSGPLKGTDCSSMFSVSSSGAIMSETVRAQFAALVPKVLLLNNFGSSESGFNGTATEDSGPEKGFRLRVNARTAVVDPATYEPVKVGEPGRIAQRGHVPLGYYNDPEKTAETFFQRGDERWVLLGDMATVDEEGIVTVLGRGSQCINTGGEKVYPEEVEQALKSHPDVYDALVAGVPDARWGNHVAAVVQLREGAERPTLDDIQTHCRTRLAGYKVPRQLVIAQEIQRSPSGKADYRWARTVATESAAQ; encoded by the coding sequence GTGGAGTACAACCTTGCCGACCTGTTCGAGTCGGTCGTCGACGTGGTCCCGGACCGCGAGGCGCTCGTGTACATCGACCATCCCGGTACGGGCGCGGAGCGCAGGCTCACCTACGCGGAACTGGACGCGGCCGCCAACCGCGTCGCCCACCATCTGATCGACGCCGGCATCAGGACCGGCGAACACCTCGGCCTGCATCTGTACAACGGGATCGAGTATCTGCAGACCCTGCTCGGGTGCCTCAAGGCACGCATCGTGCCGGTCAATGTCAACTACCGGTATGTGGAGGAGGAGCTGGTCTACCTCTACCGCGACGCCGATCTTGCCGCGCTGGTCTTCGACGCGGAGTTCACCGAGCGGGTTGCCGCCGCGCTGCCGAAGACGGACAAGCTGCGGCATCTGGTGCGGGTGGGGATCCCGCCGGACGGGGCGCCGGGGCTGTCCGCCGTCCCCTTCACCGACGCCGAGGCGGCCGCGTCGCCCGAGCGGGGCTTCGGGCCGCGCTCCGCCGACGACCAGTTCATCATCTACACCGGCGGCACCACCGGTATGCCCAAGGGTGTGATGTGGCGCCAGGAGGACCTGTTCTTCTCGGGGCTGGGGGGCGGCGCGCCGACCGGCGAACCGGTCTCCTCGCCCGGGGAGCTCGCCGAGCGGGTGGCCGCGGGCGGCGACGGCATCACCTTCTTCCCCACTCCCCCGCTGATGCACGGCACCTCCACCCTGACCGCGTTCATCGGCCTCAACTTCGGCCAGCGGATCGTCATTCACCGCAAGTACGTGCCGGAGGAGGTGCTCCGTACGATCGAGAAGGAGAGGGTCACCAGCGTGTCGCTGGTCGGCGACGCGATGCTGCGGCCCCTGATCGACGCGCTGTCCGGGCCGCTGAAGGGGACCGACTGCTCCTCGATGTTCAGCGTCTCCAGCTCCGGCGCGATCATGTCCGAGACGGTGCGCGCGCAGTTCGCGGCGCTGGTGCCGAAGGTGCTGCTGCTCAACAACTTCGGCTCGTCCGAGTCCGGTTTCAACGGCACGGCGACCGAGGACTCAGGACCGGAGAAGGGCTTCCGGCTACGGGTCAACGCCCGTACGGCGGTGGTGGACCCGGCGACGTACGAGCCGGTGAAGGTGGGCGAGCCGGGCCGTATCGCCCAGCGCGGACACGTCCCCCTCGGCTACTACAACGACCCCGAGAAGACCGCGGAGACGTTCTTCCAACGCGGCGACGAGCGGTGGGTGCTGCTCGGGGACATGGCGACGGTGGACGAGGAGGGCATCGTCACCGTCCTCGGCCGCGGCTCCCAGTGCATCAACACCGGTGGCGAGAAGGTGTATCCGGAAGAGGTCGAGCAGGCCCTCAAGTCCCATCCGGATGTGTACGACGCCCTGGTCGCCGGGGTGCCGGACGCCCGGTGGGGCAACCATGTGGCGGCCGTGGTGCAGCTGCGCGAGGGTGCGGAGCGGCCGACGCTGGACGACATCCAGACGCACTGCCGCACCAGGCTCGCGGGCTACAAGGTGCCGCGGCAGCTGGTGATCGCGCAGGAGATCCAGCGCTCGCCGAGCGGCAAGGCGGACTACCGCTGGGCCCGGACGGTGGCGACGGAGTCGGCGGCCCAGTGA
- a CDS encoding crotonase/enoyl-CoA hydratase family protein, translated as MGQRGGTEHLTVRREDATLVLTLNRPEAKNALSLPMLVGLYDGWLEADEDDAIRSVVLTGAGGSFCAGMDLKALAGGGMEGEHYRDRMKADPDLHWKAMLRHHRPRKPVIAAVEGYCVAGGTEILQGTDIRVAGQSATFGLFEVKRGLFPIGGSTVRLQRQIPRTHALEMLLTGRPYSAEEAQRIGLVGHVVPDGTALEKALAIAEQINACGPVAVEAVKASVYETAEMTETEGLAAELKRGWPVFDTADAKEGARAFTEKRAPVYRRA; from the coding sequence ATGGGACAACGCGGTGGTACCGAGCACCTCACCGTGCGGCGCGAAGACGCCACGCTGGTGCTCACCTTGAACAGGCCCGAGGCGAAGAACGCGCTCTCGCTGCCGATGCTGGTCGGGCTGTACGACGGCTGGCTGGAGGCGGACGAGGACGACGCGATCCGCTCCGTCGTGCTGACAGGGGCAGGAGGCTCCTTCTGCGCCGGCATGGACCTCAAAGCCCTCGCCGGGGGCGGGATGGAAGGAGAGCACTACCGGGACCGGATGAAAGCAGACCCCGACCTCCACTGGAAGGCGATGCTGCGCCACCACCGCCCCCGTAAACCGGTGATCGCCGCCGTCGAGGGGTACTGCGTCGCCGGCGGGACCGAGATCCTCCAGGGCACCGACATCCGTGTCGCCGGGCAGAGCGCCACCTTCGGCCTGTTCGAGGTCAAGCGCGGGCTCTTTCCGATCGGCGGCTCGACCGTGCGGCTCCAGCGCCAGATCCCGCGCACGCACGCGCTGGAGATGTTGCTGACCGGCCGCCCCTACAGCGCGGAAGAGGCCCAGCGGATCGGGCTCGTCGGCCACGTTGTCCCGGACGGCACAGCGCTGGAGAAGGCGCTCGCCATCGCCGAGCAGATCAACGCCTGCGGTCCGGTGGCTGTCGAGGCGGTGAAGGCGTCCGTGTACGAAACGGCGGAGATGACGGAGACCGAGGGGCTGGCGGCCGAACTCAAGCGGGGGTGGCCGGTGTTCGACACGGCGGACGCGAAGGAGGGGGCGCGGGCGTTTACGGAGAAGCGCGCGCCGGTGTACCGCCGGGCCTGA
- a CDS encoding Zn-ribbon domain-containing OB-fold protein, producing the protein MTAAPSPEVLKAPLVVEFPFTRSLGPVQSAFLTGLRERTVLGVTTGDGKVLVPPVEYDPVTAEEIRDLVEVGATGTVTTWAWNPDPRRDQPLTTPFAWVLVKLDGADTGLLHVLDAPGPDAVRSGMRVRIRWAAERTGAITDIACFEPYESEPTAAAGRHSGAFDDAVTGIVTPARLDYTYSPGRAQSAYIHALAGRKTVGESCPSCRKVYVPPRGACPTCGIATTEQVEVGPRGTVTTYCIVNIKAAHTANLDIEVPYVYAHIALDGADLALHGRIGGIPYDQVRMGLRVEPVWTEGSRHPDHYRPTGEPDADYDAYKELL; encoded by the coding sequence ATGACAGCCGCCCCCTCCCCGGAGGTTCTCAAAGCCCCGCTGGTCGTCGAGTTCCCTTTCACCCGCTCCCTGGGCCCCGTCCAGTCCGCCTTCCTCACCGGCCTGCGCGAACGGACCGTCCTCGGCGTGACGACCGGCGACGGCAAGGTGCTCGTCCCGCCCGTCGAGTACGACCCGGTCACCGCGGAGGAGATCCGCGACCTGGTCGAGGTCGGTGCCACCGGGACCGTCACCACCTGGGCGTGGAACCCGGACCCGCGCCGCGACCAGCCGCTCACGACGCCCTTCGCCTGGGTGCTGGTGAAGCTCGACGGGGCCGATACCGGGCTCCTCCACGTTCTCGACGCACCCGGCCCCGACGCCGTACGCAGCGGTATGCGCGTCCGCATCCGCTGGGCGGCGGAGCGCACCGGCGCCATCACCGACATCGCCTGCTTCGAGCCGTACGAGAGCGAGCCCACCGCGGCTGCCGGCAGGCACAGTGGCGCGTTCGACGACGCGGTGACCGGCATCGTCACCCCCGCCAGGCTCGACTACACCTACTCGCCCGGCCGCGCCCAGTCCGCGTACATCCACGCCCTCGCCGGACGGAAAACCGTCGGGGAGAGTTGCCCGTCCTGCCGGAAGGTGTACGTCCCGCCCCGCGGCGCCTGTCCCACCTGCGGCATCGCCACCACCGAACAGGTCGAGGTCGGTCCGCGCGGCACCGTCACCACCTACTGCATCGTCAACATCAAGGCTGCGCATACGGCGAATCTCGACATCGAAGTGCCGTACGTCTATGCGCATATCGCCCTCGACGGCGCGGATCTCGCCCTGCACGGCCGTATCGGCGGAATCCCGTACGACCAGGTGCGGATGGGGCTGCGTGTCGAACCGGTATGGACCGAAGGCAGCCGGCACCCCGACCACTACCGGCCCACCGGCGAACCGGACGCCGACTACGACGCTTACAAGGAGCTGCTCTGA